Proteins encoded within one genomic window of Leptospira stimsonii:
- a CDS encoding helix-turn-helix transcriptional regulator, with the protein MSNSFGNTLKTLRNAKKKSQLDLALDAGISTKHLSFLESGRALPGKEIVKKLTDALDISYPFQSILFLAAGFSPDIETVEDEPSSVAVDPLLLKHMNSVTTSPTMIVSWDNVVVKLNLALEKLIATLRGDDFSKEGLSVFEFMFSDKGLGPYLLENPELRDRIVTCSYLENFVSPLDRSTNVPDPESGQFNKTGFAPMTVSIKYKGILMFDVLPTASGHPYEVNIRSTRIYTWVPSNRFTEDRMKDLLCADSDISELVAY; encoded by the coding sequence ATGTCGAATTCATTCGGGAACACTTTAAAAACTCTCAGAAACGCGAAGAAAAAAAGTCAGTTGGATCTCGCCTTGGATGCGGGCATTTCGACGAAACATCTCAGCTTTTTGGAATCGGGTCGCGCCTTACCGGGAAAAGAAATCGTAAAAAAATTGACCGATGCTTTGGACATATCTTATCCGTTTCAAAGTATATTATTTCTCGCCGCCGGTTTTTCTCCCGATATAGAAACGGTTGAAGACGAACCTTCAAGCGTTGCCGTTGATCCTCTTTTGTTGAAACATATGAACTCGGTCACAACTTCGCCAACGATGATTGTGAGTTGGGATAACGTAGTCGTAAAACTCAATCTCGCTTTGGAAAAGCTGATCGCAACACTAAGGGGGGACGATTTTTCAAAGGAAGGTCTTTCGGTGTTTGAGTTTATGTTTAGCGACAAGGGGCTCGGGCCTTATCTTTTGGAGAACCCTGAACTCAGGGATAGAATCGTAACCTGTAGTTATTTGGAGAATTTCGTTAGTCCTTTGGATCGGTCGACGAACGTTCCTGACCCGGAATCGGGTCAGTTTAACAAAACGGGTTTTGCTCCGATGACGGTTAGTATAAAATATAAAGGAATTCTTATGTTTGATGTTTTACCCACCGCGAGCGGACATCCATACGAAGTCAATATCCGTTCCACGCGAATTTATACTTGGGTCCCTTCGAACCGTTTCACGGAAGACAGGATGAAAGATTTACTTTGTGCAGATTCGGATATTTCGGAATTAGTCGCTTATTGA
- a CDS encoding cupin domain-containing protein, whose product MLIGYVFVGNILHLYLFPEQSVVEEAYPIVGDTMVNRFAKERYTVLRTDRETNGRYAEVELHLDPGGAIPKAHIHSNYDETFTVLKGALTLWMDGKEFYLLPGESHTVPKGTPHRPFNRENREFVGIVRVNPPAQWALFITQFHGFLTEKQEPRTDLEFFLQAMLVSSFYGDTYLASPPISVQKVLAFIIAPTSRLLGYKSWKLENSLKWRG is encoded by the coding sequence GTGCTAATAGGATACGTGTTTGTTGGAAACATTCTACACCTTTATCTTTTTCCGGAACAATCGGTTGTGGAAGAGGCCTATCCGATCGTGGGAGATACGATGGTGAATCGATTTGCAAAGGAACGTTATACTGTCCTAAGGACGGATCGGGAGACAAACGGACGTTATGCGGAAGTCGAGTTGCATCTCGATCCGGGGGGAGCGATTCCCAAAGCTCATATTCATTCCAATTACGATGAAACCTTTACCGTATTGAAAGGAGCGTTGACCTTGTGGATGGACGGGAAGGAATTTTATCTCCTGCCAGGCGAATCTCATACGGTGCCAAAGGGAACTCCGCATCGTCCTTTCAACCGAGAAAATCGTGAATTCGTCGGAATCGTTCGAGTCAATCCCCCGGCTCAGTGGGCATTATTTATAACACAGTTTCACGGATTCTTGACCGAAAAACAAGAGCCTCGCACGGACCTTGAATTTTTTTTACAAGCGATGTTGGTTTCGAGCTTTTACGGAGATACCTATCTCGCGTCGCCTCCGATTTCCGTACAAAAGGTTTTGGCATTTATCATCGCGCCGACTTCCAGACTTTTAGGCTATAAAAGTTGGAAGCTGGAAAACTCTCTCAAATGGAGAGGATAA
- a CDS encoding M23 family metallopeptidase, which yields MSLKRIVFNFVRTLLLLLVFCGRDPKEIVFFEDLSAKDKSFFRDELTFDDTIKFFSEHPEFISNGFDFPVGAPNAKGYIDKQPFGKNFHLGEDWNAAGRNDYGDPVHSVSHGIVKFAREEGPGWGNVILLTHRLPDGRWINSLYAHLSKMSVKKGDRVRKGDRIGKIGDANRRYGPHLHFELREDFYLPTGRGYGKAHDGYLNPKEFIRANRRFAKGRKRKNSEL from the coding sequence ATGTCTTTAAAAAGGATTGTATTTAATTTTGTTCGGACTCTTTTATTGCTCCTTGTCTTTTGCGGAAGGGACCCAAAAGAAATCGTTTTCTTCGAAGATTTATCAGCTAAGGATAAATCTTTCTTCCGGGACGAACTCACCTTTGACGATACTATAAAATTTTTTTCTGAGCATCCCGAATTCATATCGAACGGCTTTGACTTTCCGGTCGGAGCGCCGAATGCAAAGGGTTATATTGACAAACAACCCTTCGGAAAGAATTTTCATCTCGGAGAAGATTGGAACGCGGCCGGGAGAAACGACTACGGCGATCCTGTCCATTCGGTTTCGCACGGAATCGTCAAGTTTGCAAGAGAAGAAGGTCCGGGTTGGGGAAACGTGATCCTGCTAACACATAGACTTCCTGATGGAAGATGGATCAATTCCCTCTACGCGCATCTTTCGAAGATGTCCGTAAAAAAAGGAGACCGAGTTCGGAAGGGAGATCGAATCGGAAAAATCGGAGATGCGAATCGACGCTACGGACCGCATCTTCATTTTGAACTTCGAGAGGACTTTTATCTTCCCACTGGAAGGGGATACGGAAAGGCGCACGACGGTTATCTCAATCCGAAGGAATTCATCCGGGCAAACCGTCGTTTTGCAAAAGGTCGCAAACGAAAGAACAGCGAACTCTGA
- a CDS encoding DoxX family protein, translating into MNLLKTILRIEDTENRWSVLIRILAGGVFFWEGVIKFLFVNQGIGRFTKLGFSQPELVAGCIGALEIIGGLSLILGLATKQWSLLFIFEMIVAMILTKIPLYFGTSPLASPASPPIQGIWAVLHEIRSEYSQLLSSVYLFLAGPGRFSLDRLRKQT; encoded by the coding sequence ATGAATCTTCTTAAAACCATCTTAAGAATCGAAGATACGGAAAATCGATGGAGTGTCTTGATCAGAATCTTAGCCGGCGGAGTTTTCTTTTGGGAAGGAGTGATCAAATTCCTCTTCGTAAACCAAGGCATTGGGCGATTTACAAAACTCGGCTTCTCGCAACCGGAACTCGTTGCGGGATGTATCGGAGCTCTGGAAATCATCGGCGGCCTTTCATTGATCCTGGGACTCGCCACAAAACAATGGAGCCTTCTATTTATTTTTGAGATGATCGTCGCGATGATCCTGACTAAGATTCCGTTGTATTTTGGAACCTCACCGCTCGCATCACCGGCCTCACCTCCGATTCAAGGAATTTGGGCTGTGCTTCACGAAATTCGATCGGAATATTCACAGCTTTTAAGTTCCGTCTATTTGTTTCTTGCAGGGCCCGGTAGATTCTCCCTAGATCGCCTTCGAAAACAAACCTAG
- the omp85 gene encoding Omp85 family outer membrane protein: MKNFLKIVSIAVCLIILPATTGIVYGQDKEDCSKLAFVDYSSRTPRTDLPFPISEMRRLRPEDICKKKEGWFPTGLPLLNSDPNVGVGYGIRVFLINNGKKSDPFFEYTPYRFRMFAQYFNTTKNRQYQDVSFDAPYVFDTQWRMRGDLIYDTNPNTLYYGIGEKSLQPLSYQERNQPGGEIVRNSTYHSREQNIFFTRPGGPGDPVDFQGTNYSGFPANDAFRVTDRMYNRYDIRSPQANLSGERNFFGGLVRMVAGVRVSQNIIKTFDGQFVKSTDPLTEGTPFSNTGTAPNAKTKVTEDAEAGKIIGANGGNVNSVRFGLVLDTRDLEPDPNRGIFLEATYEKVAKSLGSDFQYSKYFTQMKFFYSPFPKTFDKLVLAGRGAFGMTDGDAPFFEYRNLWSTEGGITGLGGLRTLRGYKQDRFSGKAMGWGNLEVRWKFFDFNVAGQHFALNLVPFVDFGRVWDDEHNVGLKDYKYSRGLGFRIAWNQSTILMLDYAVSKEDKQIFMNFNHIF, encoded by the coding sequence ATGAAGAATTTTCTGAAAATCGTAAGTATTGCAGTATGTCTGATCATTCTGCCCGCGACGACGGGGATTGTGTACGGACAGGATAAAGAGGACTGTTCAAAGCTCGCCTTTGTTGATTATAGTTCTCGAACACCGAGAACGGATTTGCCCTTTCCTATCTCGGAGATGAGACGACTCAGACCCGAAGACATCTGTAAAAAGAAGGAAGGCTGGTTTCCAACGGGTCTTCCTCTTTTGAACTCGGACCCGAACGTCGGAGTCGGTTATGGGATTCGAGTTTTCTTGATCAACAACGGAAAGAAATCCGATCCTTTTTTTGAATATACTCCGTATCGTTTTCGGATGTTTGCGCAGTATTTTAATACGACCAAGAATAGACAGTATCAAGACGTAAGTTTTGACGCACCCTATGTGTTTGATACACAATGGAGAATGCGCGGGGATTTGATCTACGATACGAACCCAAACACGCTTTATTACGGGATTGGTGAGAAATCTCTCCAACCGCTTTCCTATCAGGAAAGAAATCAACCCGGCGGCGAAATCGTGAGAAACTCTACTTACCATTCTCGTGAGCAGAATATCTTTTTTACGAGACCGGGAGGACCAGGGGATCCGGTGGATTTTCAAGGAACCAACTATTCCGGTTTTCCTGCAAACGACGCGTTTCGTGTAACGGATAGAATGTACAACCGTTATGATATTCGTTCCCCGCAGGCCAACTTAAGCGGAGAAAGAAACTTTTTCGGCGGCCTCGTTCGTATGGTTGCCGGCGTGAGAGTTTCGCAAAACATCATTAAGACGTTTGACGGGCAGTTTGTTAAGAGCACGGACCCTCTTACGGAAGGAACTCCTTTTAGTAATACCGGCACGGCGCCAAACGCAAAAACAAAAGTTACGGAAGATGCAGAGGCAGGAAAAATCATCGGAGCGAATGGAGGAAATGTAAACTCAGTACGTTTCGGTCTCGTTTTAGATACAAGGGATTTGGAGCCGGATCCGAACAGAGGGATTTTCTTGGAAGCAACGTATGAGAAAGTTGCAAAATCTTTGGGTTCGGATTTTCAATATTCCAAGTATTTTACCCAGATGAAATTCTTCTATAGCCCGTTTCCTAAAACCTTCGATAAACTGGTATTAGCCGGTCGCGGCGCTTTTGGTATGACTGACGGAGACGCTCCCTTTTTCGAATACAGGAACCTTTGGTCGACCGAAGGTGGTATTACGGGACTCGGAGGGTTACGGACCCTTCGCGGTTACAAACAAGATCGTTTTTCGGGAAAAGCGATGGGTTGGGGTAACTTAGAAGTACGGTGGAAGTTTTTTGATTTTAACGTAGCCGGACAACATTTCGCATTGAATTTGGTTCCGTTCGTGGACTTCGGTCGCGTTTGGGACGACGAACACAATGTCGGATTAAAGGATTATAAATACTCCAGAGGTTTGGGATTTCGAATCGCCTGGAACCAAAGTACGATCCTGATGTTGGACTACGCGGTCTCCAAAGAAGACAAACAAATATTTATGAACTTTAACCACATATTCTGA
- the lsa25 gene encoding surface adhesin Lsa25: MKKYKNILILSIALSFFANCEEKPDDTTLGFINEDSKVLLAGMIFFSPYVADTASGTVTNTTSGLMWKICSQGQVLRVGSNGTYDCEGINNSSTVIGRFGATLHQYCSLNLNDCNTISLPAVLVGQTPGFTGTSEAFTSCNQDRTGGHSDWRVPSFPELKALTASGSLNALLLKFPNTVEDNYWSSWAKEGTVDTARAVNFTATHFGDETGFTKTSRYFVRCVRNLP; this comes from the coding sequence ATGAAAAAATATAAGAATATTCTAATACTCAGTATTGCACTTTCCTTCTTTGCCAATTGCGAAGAAAAACCTGACGATACGACTCTTGGCTTTATCAACGAAGATTCGAAAGTCCTCCTTGCCGGGATGATATTTTTTAGTCCCTACGTTGCTGATACTGCGTCCGGAACGGTTACGAATACGACAAGCGGTCTGATGTGGAAGATCTGCTCTCAAGGACAAGTATTACGAGTCGGGTCAAACGGTACTTACGATTGTGAAGGAATTAACAATAGTTCTACGGTGATCGGAAGATTCGGAGCGACGTTGCACCAATATTGTTCCCTAAACCTAAACGATTGTAATACAATCTCACTTCCTGCCGTTTTGGTGGGCCAAACTCCGGGATTTACAGGGACGAGTGAAGCCTTTACTTCCTGTAATCAAGATCGTACCGGCGGTCATTCGGATTGGAGAGTTCCTTCTTTTCCAGAGCTAAAGGCGCTGACCGCTTCGGGAAGTTTAAACGCACTTCTGTTGAAATTTCCGAATACTGTGGAAGACAACTACTGGAGTTCCTGGGCGAAAGAGGGCACGGTCGATACGGCGCGTGCAGTGAATTTTACGGCGACTCATTTCGGTGATGAAACCGGTTTTACGAAGACGAGTAGATACTTTGTCCGTTGTGTAAGGAATCTTCCTTAA
- the omp85 gene encoding Omp85 family outer membrane protein gives MMKKRTLLPILILSTLIFFVSEVSSQENFTGCDKPEERKDLPFRIDRVKQMCKKDLDNKKEGWYPTGLPLINSDPNEGIGYGVRVYGYNNGKKTDPFFEYTPYRLRFFAQYFNTTKNAQYHQLSLDMPYIANTQWRLRADALLTITPTTLYFGVGESTLKPLSYQERNQPGAPQVNNAQYGAQESTFMYQRPGGPGDPIELGGRMYSGIPAGPAFNVTDRMYNRYTIQTPQLNFSSERSYFHGTVRLVAGFRFSNNIVQANDGKFVKAVDPIFDGTPLSTSGEVPNAKTRLTEDAEAGKIKGYHGGYVNTAKIGLVYDTRDYEPDPNSGVFLEATYEKATKTIGSNFDFQKYFGHAKFFYSPFPKTFEKLVLASRFGFGVSDGDVPFFEYRNLWGTENTVSGLGGLRTLRGYKQDRFVGRAMGFGTVEVRWKFYDFSVGDEYFALNLVPFWDFGRVWNDEHKAGLTDYKYSQGMGLRIAWNQATIIMIDYAVSREDKQLFVNFSHVF, from the coding sequence ATGATGAAAAAAAGAACCCTTCTTCCGATCTTGATTCTTTCTACTCTGATCTTTTTTGTTTCCGAGGTTTCTTCTCAGGAAAACTTTACCGGCTGTGATAAACCGGAGGAAAGAAAGGACCTTCCTTTTCGGATCGATCGAGTAAAGCAGATGTGTAAAAAGGATTTGGATAATAAGAAAGAAGGTTGGTATCCTACCGGTTTGCCTTTGATCAACTCGGATCCGAATGAAGGGATCGGTTACGGGGTTCGTGTTTACGGTTATAATAACGGAAAGAAGACGGATCCATTTTTCGAATATACTCCTTACCGACTTCGGTTTTTCGCGCAATATTTTAATACGACTAAGAATGCGCAGTATCATCAGCTGAGTTTGGATATGCCTTATATCGCGAACACGCAGTGGCGATTGCGTGCAGACGCACTTCTTACGATCACTCCAACGACTCTTTATTTCGGGGTGGGCGAATCCACTCTCAAACCTCTGAGTTACCAAGAAAGAAATCAACCGGGAGCTCCTCAGGTTAATAACGCTCAATACGGTGCACAAGAATCGACATTTATGTATCAAAGACCGGGTGGCCCCGGAGATCCGATCGAACTCGGCGGAAGGATGTATTCCGGAATTCCAGCCGGTCCCGCGTTTAACGTGACGGATCGTATGTACAACCGTTATACGATTCAAACCCCACAATTGAACTTCAGTTCGGAACGTTCGTATTTTCACGGAACCGTTAGACTCGTCGCCGGTTTTCGTTTTTCGAATAACATCGTTCAGGCGAATGACGGTAAGTTTGTCAAAGCAGTGGATCCGATCTTCGACGGAACACCGTTGAGCACTTCCGGAGAAGTTCCGAACGCAAAGACCCGATTGACCGAAGACGCGGAAGCGGGAAAGATCAAAGGATATCACGGTGGTTATGTGAACACCGCAAAGATCGGTTTGGTTTACGATACACGGGATTATGAACCCGATCCAAACTCCGGTGTTTTTTTAGAAGCAACGTATGAGAAAGCCACGAAGACGATCGGTTCTAATTTCGATTTTCAGAAATATTTCGGACACGCTAAATTCTTCTATAGTCCTTTTCCAAAGACGTTTGAAAAGTTAGTCTTAGCCTCTCGTTTCGGTTTTGGAGTTTCGGACGGGGATGTTCCATTTTTCGAATATAGAAATTTATGGGGAACTGAGAACACCGTTTCCGGCTTAGGCGGTCTTCGAACTCTAAGAGGATACAAACAAGATCGATTTGTGGGACGAGCCATGGGTTTTGGAACGGTGGAAGTTCGTTGGAAATTCTACGATTTCTCCGTGGGAGACGAATACTTCGCTCTGAATCTTGTTCCCTTCTGGGACTTCGGTCGAGTTTGGAACGACGAGCATAAGGCCGGGCTTACGGATTACAAGTATTCCCAAGGGATGGGTTTGCGGATTGCTTGGAATCAGGCCACGATCATTATGATCGATTATGCGGTTTCAAGAGAAGATAAGCAGTTGTTCGTGAATTTCAGCCATGTATTTTAA
- the nadB gene encoding L-aspartate oxidase produces MPRIKTDFLVLGSGITGLFAALKLAPFGSVLIVTKKSDYESNTNYAQGGIASVFAEGDNLSDHIKDTLEAGAWLCDPAAVQVLVEEGPPLVKELLNYGVPFNLEASGKFDLSREGGHGKNRIVHAHDRTGREIEKTLLKVVKSNSNIQILEYHTLVDLITPHHLKRKGLVCYGAYVLSNQSGEVFPILAKETILATGGAGQVYSHTTNPKIATGDGVASAYRAGALVKNMEFYQFHPTALFHEDGDSFLISEAVRGKGGILLSLDKEPFMKRYHPMADLAPRDVVARAIDSEMKKRGEEHVWLDITHLPSTEIRESFPSIYEKCRELGIDITTDLIPVVPVAHFLCGGVASDLEGRTTIANLSTAGETACTGVHGGNRLASNSLLECLVFSNRIAKRIEKEKPDFTADHGQIPSWNKEGMVNTEEWVLISHDLNEIKSTMSNYVGIVRSNLRLERAKRRMDLIYEEVKDYYNRTVITNPLIELRNLVIVAELIIRSALSRKESRGLHFSTDYPENRNPSRVDTEIRNDKVPL; encoded by the coding sequence ATGCCCCGTATCAAAACGGACTTTTTAGTCTTAGGGAGCGGGATCACCGGCCTTTTCGCCGCGTTAAAGCTCGCTCCCTTCGGCTCCGTCCTCATCGTAACGAAAAAATCGGACTACGAATCGAATACAAATTACGCACAAGGCGGAATCGCTTCCGTCTTTGCGGAAGGCGACAATCTTTCCGACCACATAAAGGACACTCTGGAGGCGGGAGCCTGGCTCTGCGATCCGGCCGCAGTCCAGGTCCTCGTGGAAGAAGGCCCTCCTCTCGTAAAAGAACTCTTAAACTACGGAGTCCCGTTCAATCTAGAGGCTTCCGGAAAGTTCGACCTTTCCCGGGAAGGTGGACACGGTAAGAATCGGATCGTACACGCGCACGACCGAACCGGAAGAGAAATCGAAAAAACGTTGCTCAAAGTAGTAAAATCGAATTCGAATATTCAGATTTTAGAATATCATACGCTCGTGGATCTCATCACTCCCCATCACTTGAAACGAAAAGGCCTCGTTTGTTACGGAGCGTATGTTCTCTCGAACCAAAGCGGAGAAGTATTTCCGATCCTGGCCAAAGAAACGATTCTCGCAACGGGTGGAGCCGGACAAGTCTACTCACATACGACCAATCCTAAAATCGCGACCGGAGACGGAGTTGCCTCCGCTTACAGAGCCGGAGCGCTGGTTAAGAATATGGAATTCTACCAGTTCCATCCGACCGCACTCTTTCACGAAGATGGAGATTCTTTTTTGATTTCGGAAGCCGTTCGAGGAAAGGGAGGAATTCTCCTTTCCTTGGACAAGGAACCGTTCATGAAGCGATATCATCCGATGGCGGATCTTGCGCCAAGAGACGTGGTCGCGCGAGCGATCGATTCGGAGATGAAAAAGCGCGGTGAAGAACACGTCTGGTTGGACATCACACATCTCCCATCAACGGAAATCAGAGAATCCTTTCCTTCGATCTACGAAAAGTGTAGAGAACTCGGAATCGACATTACGACGGATCTCATTCCCGTCGTTCCCGTGGCACATTTTCTCTGCGGAGGAGTCGCTTCGGATTTGGAAGGAAGAACGACGATCGCCAATTTGTCCACAGCGGGGGAAACGGCGTGCACCGGCGTTCACGGTGGGAATCGCCTTGCTTCCAACAGCCTTTTAGAATGTCTCGTATTCTCCAATCGAATCGCAAAAAGAATCGAAAAGGAAAAACCGGACTTCACAGCCGACCACGGCCAAATTCCCTCTTGGAACAAAGAGGGAATGGTCAATACGGAAGAATGGGTTTTGATCTCACACGACTTAAACGAAATCAAAAGTACGATGAGCAACTATGTGGGAATCGTGCGCTCCAACCTTCGACTCGAAAGGGCAAAAAGAAGAATGGACTTGATCTACGAAGAAGTAAAAGACTATTACAATCGTACGGTCATCACAAATCCATTGATCGAACTCAGAAACTTGGTGATAGTGGCGGAACTCATCATCCGGTCTGCGCTTTCAAGAAAGGAAAGCAGAGGTTTGCACTTTTCCACGGATTATCCCGAAAATCGAAACCCTTCCCGAGTCGATACGGAAATCCGAAACGATAAGGTTCCATTATAA
- a CDS encoding S41 family peptidase, whose translation MKKGSAALSLLLSTLLTIFILYCEPTSGKSPVKADFTLKDFDNVVNTVSRYYIDKNIDKNRAYREAAIYALLSLPHSIYLYPESYFKEREKYEEKDETFPGKTFKISTDDSFVLFDPDYAEVEKIRDRKLKEDANKTKVSDDEVKKLVEREKVRKNVLSAKWEQTGFSKKDFDRILAFIETNIDKYKDSPLKDPFGEAEEKSKEPFTMNDVLLAAANGYLSSLDPHSNVFLRSAWEESMAKIQDGSFEGIGAILSGGGNREVVVENPLEGRPAVNAGIRSGDVILAVDGKSIKGILLDKVVEKIKGKKGSKVALTIQRKGVPGTLNIEVVRDTIEIKNLSSKLIEGHEHIGYIKLTGFVKSEDGPSVDRELMEKYKELEKEAQAKGTKLKAVILDLRSNAGGYLDLAIDIADMFIEKGLIVSTKSPNRSPEDAYAKNKDITNLPLAVLINAKSASASEIVASAIKHHGRGLILGERTFGKATVQKLMPLGNDYLIKLTQARYYSPSGNTIQVVGVKPDIEISSEEDGSFPFRFREENMWNHLSELPAAAEERSAFDVKKLESWVQKNGKAASFIAEHKNDPIKPDYQLIRSLDYIEALINTQKKK comes from the coding sequence TTGAAAAAAGGATCTGCCGCGCTTTCGTTATTACTTTCCACTCTTTTGACCATATTTATCCTGTACTGCGAGCCTACATCCGGCAAGTCCCCGGTCAAGGCAGACTTTACCCTCAAAGACTTTGATAACGTGGTGAACACCGTATCTCGGTATTACATCGATAAGAATATCGATAAAAACCGAGCCTATCGAGAGGCCGCGATCTACGCCCTCTTATCGCTTCCCCATTCCATCTACCTCTACCCGGAAAGTTATTTCAAGGAAAGAGAGAAATATGAGGAAAAGGACGAAACGTTTCCGGGGAAAACTTTCAAAATTTCTACGGATGATTCATTCGTTCTCTTTGATCCCGACTACGCGGAAGTGGAAAAAATCAGAGACCGCAAACTCAAAGAAGACGCAAACAAAACCAAGGTCAGCGACGACGAAGTCAAAAAACTCGTGGAAAGAGAAAAGGTTCGTAAGAACGTCCTTTCCGCAAAATGGGAACAGACCGGTTTTAGCAAAAAAGACTTTGATCGAATTCTTGCCTTTATCGAAACCAATATTGACAAATACAAGGATTCTCCTCTCAAAGATCCATTCGGAGAAGCGGAAGAAAAATCCAAAGAACCGTTTACGATGAACGACGTCCTTCTCGCCGCGGCGAACGGATATCTTTCCTCTCTCGATCCTCACAGCAACGTCTTCCTTCGTTCGGCTTGGGAAGAATCCATGGCAAAAATTCAAGACGGAAGTTTTGAAGGAATCGGAGCCATTCTTTCCGGTGGAGGAAACAGAGAAGTTGTGGTGGAGAATCCTCTCGAAGGAAGACCCGCCGTCAACGCAGGAATTCGCTCCGGGGACGTGATCCTCGCAGTGGACGGTAAGTCGATCAAAGGAATTCTTCTGGATAAGGTCGTAGAAAAGATCAAAGGAAAAAAAGGTTCCAAGGTCGCGCTTACGATCCAAAGAAAAGGAGTTCCCGGAACTCTGAACATCGAAGTCGTACGAGACACGATTGAAATCAAAAACTTAAGTAGCAAGCTCATAGAAGGTCACGAGCATATCGGTTATATCAAACTCACCGGTTTCGTAAAATCGGAAGACGGACCTTCCGTCGACCGAGAGTTGATGGAGAAATACAAGGAACTCGAAAAGGAAGCCCAAGCAAAGGGAACCAAACTCAAGGCTGTGATCTTGGATCTTCGAAGCAACGCGGGCGGTTATTTGGATCTTGCGATCGATATCGCAGATATGTTCATCGAAAAGGGTTTGATCGTTTCCACAAAAAGCCCGAACAGAAGTCCCGAAGACGCCTACGCGAAGAATAAGGACATCACCAATTTACCGTTAGCCGTTCTGATCAACGCGAAGTCGGCTTCCGCATCGGAGATCGTCGCAAGCGCGATCAAACACCACGGAAGAGGATTGATCTTAGGAGAAAGAACTTTCGGTAAGGCGACCGTTCAAAAACTGATGCCTCTCGGAAACGACTACCTGATCAAACTTACCCAAGCGCGTTACTATTCTCCGTCAGGAAACACGATTCAGGTCGTGGGTGTAAAACCGGACATCGAAATTTCATCCGAAGAGGACGGATCCTTTCCGTTCCGTTTTAGAGAAGAGAATATGTGGAATCACCTTTCGGAGCTTCCGGCGGCGGCGGAAGAAAGAAGTGCGTTCGACGTAAAGAAGCTTGAATCTTGGGTTCAGAAAAACGGAAAGGCGGCTTCTTTTATCGCGGAACATAAGAATGATCCGATCAAACCGGACTATCAACTGATTCGCTCTTTGGATTATATCGAAGCTCTGATCAACACACAAAAAAAGAAATAG
- a CDS encoding pyridoxine 5'-phosphate synthase, which produces MKTKLSVNINKVATLRNSRGGNIPNLIHFAELILKSGAEGITVHPREDERHIRKDDVFELKEFITGYNQKNKTSIEYNIEGEPSSRFIDLVLAAKPDQATLVPVTPGEITSDHGFDFKKDLETIQEYSKILKKERIRTALFVDTDLENLKLASLSGADRVEFYTGPFAEEFDRSPEAGKRSFETLYVPAAKEILSQKMEINAGHDLDQNNLSLFSKLPGLLEVSIGHRLISYALEVGIEKSVKEYLRALL; this is translated from the coding sequence TTGAAAACCAAGCTGAGCGTTAATATCAATAAAGTCGCCACTCTGCGAAATTCCCGAGGTGGGAATATTCCGAATCTCATCCACTTTGCGGAATTGATTCTCAAATCCGGTGCGGAGGGAATCACGGTGCATCCGAGAGAAGACGAACGACATATCCGTAAAGACGACGTCTTTGAACTCAAAGAATTCATCACGGGCTACAATCAAAAAAACAAAACCTCCATCGAATACAATATCGAAGGAGAACCCTCTTCCCGTTTTATCGATCTCGTCCTCGCCGCAAAACCGGACCAAGCGACCCTGGTTCCCGTGACTCCGGGAGAAATCACTTCGGATCACGGATTCGATTTCAAAAAGGATTTGGAAACTATTCAAGAATATTCTAAAATTCTTAAGAAGGAAAGAATCAGGACGGCCCTTTTTGTGGATACGGATCTGGAAAATCTCAAACTCGCCTCTCTTTCCGGAGCGGATCGTGTGGAATTTTATACCGGACCATTTGCGGAAGAATTCGATCGTTCTCCCGAGGCAGGAAAACGGTCCTTTGAAACTTTGTATGTTCCTGCGGCAAAGGAAATTCTCTCTCAAAAGATGGAAATCAACGCCGGACACGATCTGGATCAGAACAATCTTTCCCTCTTTTCAAAACTTCCCGGTCTTCTGGAAGTTTCGATCGGGCATCGCCTGATTTCCTACGCTCTGGAAGTCGGAATCGAAAAAAGCGTCAAGGAGTATCTTCGAGCTCTTTTGTGA